The proteins below are encoded in one region of Rhizobium sp. 9140:
- a CDS encoding YdcF family protein: MMADETSEAETSGETERKRLARRTRRHVSFRRQLVRLTFYVMLVVAGCATASLLYFADQVASLQPPANPKADAIVVLTGGFQRIDQAVDLLKAGAGQRLLISGVHPTTTSGQIRRNTQSSADLFRCCVDIGHDAIDTIGNAHETANWIRNNGYKSILVVTNNYHMPRSLLELRRANPGIAFVPYPVVNSDLKSTNWMANPMVLKSILTEYAKLTVASLRDLLGTPTDSGLRTERAQTTQ, translated from the coding sequence ATGATGGCGGACGAAACCTCCGAAGCGGAGACTTCCGGCGAAACCGAGCGCAAGCGCCTTGCGCGGCGAACGCGCCGGCATGTCAGCTTCCGCCGGCAGCTCGTCCGCCTGACCTTCTATGTCATGCTGGTGGTTGCCGGCTGCGCGACCGCAAGCCTTCTCTATTTCGCCGATCAGGTCGCCTCGCTTCAGCCACCCGCCAATCCCAAAGCCGATGCCATCGTCGTGCTGACAGGCGGTTTCCAGCGCATCGATCAGGCGGTCGATCTCCTGAAGGCCGGCGCCGGCCAGCGGCTGCTGATTTCCGGCGTGCACCCGACCACGACAAGCGGCCAGATTCGCCGCAACACACAGAGTTCCGCCGATCTCTTCCGCTGCTGCGTCGATATCGGCCACGACGCCATCGACACGATCGGGAACGCGCACGAAACCGCAAACTGGATCCGCAACAACGGCTACAAAAGCATCCTCGTCGTCACCAACAATTACCACATGCCCCGCAGCCTGCTGGAGCTGCGCCGCGCCAATCCCGGTATCGCCTTCGTACCCTATCCGGTCGTCAATTCTGACCTGAAAAGCACGAACTGGATGGCCAACCCGATGGTTCTGAAATCGATCCTGACCGAATATGCCAAGCTGACGGTCGCCTCGTTGCGCGATCTGCTGGGTACGCCGACGGATAGCGGCTTACGGACGGAGCGCGCCCAGACCACGCAATAA
- the ftsE gene encoding cell division ATP-binding protein FtsE — protein MIHFENVGLRYGMGPEILRDLTFDIPRKSFQFLTGPSGAGKTTLLRLLFLSLQPTRGLIRMFDRNITAIPRDELPMLRRRVGIVFQDFRLLDHLTTYENVALPLRVRGKDESSYRSDVLELLGWVGLGERINVLPPVLSGGEKQRAAIARALIDRPEILLADEPTGNVDPPMARRLLNLFMELNRLGTAVVIATHDLSLMDQVEARRMILSQGRLDIYD, from the coding sequence TTGATCCATTTCGAAAACGTCGGATTGCGCTACGGCATGGGACCGGAAATTCTCCGCGACCTGACCTTCGATATTCCACGCAAATCCTTCCAGTTCCTCACCGGCCCCTCTGGAGCCGGCAAGACGACGCTGCTGCGCCTTCTGTTCCTGTCGCTGCAGCCGACGCGCGGCCTGATCCGCATGTTCGACCGCAACATCACCGCCATCCCGCGCGACGAACTGCCCATGCTGCGCCGCCGCGTCGGCATCGTCTTTCAGGATTTTCGCCTGCTCGATCATCTGACGACCTATGAGAACGTCGCGTTGCCGCTGCGCGTTCGGGGCAAGGACGAATCGTCCTATCGCTCCGACGTGCTGGAGCTTCTTGGTTGGGTCGGCCTTGGCGAGCGAATCAACGTCCTGCCACCGGTTCTCTCGGGCGGTGAAAAACAGCGCGCCGCCATCGCTCGCGCCCTGATCGACCGGCCCGAGATCCTGCTTGCCGACGAGCCCACCGGCAATGTCGATCCGCCGATGGCCCGCCGCCTGCTCAACCTCTTCATGGAGCTGAACCGCCTCGGCACCGCCGTCGTCATCGCGACGCACGATCTTTCGCTGATGGATCAGGTGGAAGCGCGCCGCATGATCCTGTCGCAAGGGCGGCTCGACATCTATGACTGA
- a CDS encoding response regulator, with protein sequence MAKILITEDEDSLRRFVARALQMDGHDVVQAGDGAEGLEHLHGAPFDLLLSDIRMPVMDGIALAHEAAAAFPKLKILLMTGYAEQRERADDLADKIIDVVAKPFSLPDIRKAVAGALAA encoded by the coding sequence ATGGCAAAGATCCTGATCACCGAGGACGAGGATTCTCTTCGCCGCTTCGTTGCGCGCGCGTTGCAGATGGATGGGCATGACGTCGTGCAGGCCGGCGATGGCGCCGAAGGCCTCGAGCACCTGCACGGCGCCCCGTTCGACCTCCTGCTCTCTGACATCCGCATGCCCGTCATGGACGGCATCGCCCTTGCGCACGAAGCTGCCGCCGCTTTTCCCAAGCTGAAGATCCTGCTGATGACCGGCTATGCCGAACAGCGCGAACGCGCCGACGACCTTGCCGACAAAATCATCGATGTCGTGGCGAAGCCCTTCAGCCTGCCGGATATTCGCAAGGCCGTTGCGGGGGCTCTGGCGGCTTGA
- a CDS encoding lysophospholipid acyltransferase family protein, translating into MIRLRSVLFNVVFYANLIMRMIVQTPVYFLVSRKTSWFVPKNWARSNHWLMRVIVGTTFEIEGLDNIPKDGVYILAPKHQSFWDVYALLPWLSDPFFILKRELMRIPLFGWYVAKQRMVPVDRSARGRAMAAVMQRAKAEIATGRQLIIYPEGTRRSPGAPPDYKYGIARLYRDLQVPVVPVAMHPGLFWPRSTTLRFPGHFKVRILPPIGPGLDSDTFLKTLISVTETASDELLVETVRNNPHLPLPDTARTRLAELGVTVPAKT; encoded by the coding sequence ATGATTCGCCTTCGCTCGGTCCTCTTCAACGTCGTCTTCTACGCCAATCTCATCATGCGCATGATCGTGCAGACGCCGGTCTATTTTCTCGTGTCGCGCAAGACATCGTGGTTCGTGCCGAAGAACTGGGCGCGCAGCAATCATTGGCTCATGCGGGTGATCGTCGGCACGACCTTCGAGATCGAGGGGCTGGACAATATTCCGAAGGACGGCGTCTATATCCTGGCGCCGAAGCACCAGTCCTTCTGGGACGTCTATGCCCTGCTGCCATGGCTGTCGGACCCATTCTTCATCCTCAAGCGCGAGCTGATGCGCATCCCGCTGTTCGGCTGGTATGTCGCCAAGCAGCGCATGGTGCCGGTGGATCGCAGCGCGCGCGGCCGCGCCATGGCGGCCGTCATGCAGCGTGCGAAGGCGGAGATCGCCACCGGGCGGCAGCTGATCATCTATCCCGAAGGCACAAGGCGTTCGCCCGGCGCACCGCCGGATTATAAATACGGCATTGCCCGTCTCTATCGCGATCTGCAGGTTCCCGTCGTGCCGGTGGCGATGCATCCCGGCCTCTTCTGGCCCCGCAGCACGACGCTTCGCTTCCCCGGCCACTTCAAGGTCCGCATTCTGCCACCCATCGGACCCGGGCTGGACAGCGATACCTTCCTGAAGACGCTGATTTCTGTGACCGAAACTGCGAGCGACGAACTGCTGGTGGAGACCGTCCGCAACAACCCGCACCTCCCCCTGCCGGACACCGCGCGAACACGGCTTGCCGAACTCGGCGTGACCGTGCCGGCGAAGACCTAG
- the hpt gene encoding hypoxanthine phosphoribosyltransferase yields the protein MPVVRGKMIETLFSPDVIATRNTEMAAEIVKGRNDDLLVISVLKGSFIFAADLIRAMHHAGLAPEVEFITLSSYGTGTVSRGVKIIKDIDSDPRDRDVLLIDDILESGRTLRFARDLMLERGAKSVSIAVLLDKKVKREVDFEADFVGFECPDYFVVGYGMDVAYAFRELPFVGVVTGDADKI from the coding sequence ATGCCCGTCGTTCGCGGAAAGATGATCGAGACGCTGTTTTCGCCGGACGTGATTGCCACGCGCAACACAGAGATGGCGGCTGAAATCGTCAAGGGCCGAAATGACGACCTGCTGGTCATCTCGGTGCTCAAAGGCTCGTTCATCTTCGCAGCCGACCTCATCCGCGCCATGCATCATGCCGGCCTTGCGCCGGAAGTCGAGTTCATCACCCTGTCGAGCTATGGCACCGGCACCGTGTCGCGTGGCGTCAAGATCATCAAGGATATCGACAGCGATCCGCGTGACCGGGATGTGCTGCTGATCGACGATATTCTGGAGTCCGGCCGGACGCTCCGCTTCGCCCGCGACCTGATGCTGGAGCGCGGTGCGAAGTCCGTGTCGATTGCTGTTCTTCTCGACAAGAAGGTGAAGCGCGAGGTCGATTTCGAGGCGGATTTCGTCGGCTTCGAGTGCCCCGATTATTTCGTCGTCGGCTACGGCATGGATGTCGCCTACGCCTTCCGCGAGTTGCCTTTTGTGGGTGTCGTGACCGGAGACGCAGACAAGATCTGA
- a CDS encoding cell division protein FtsX, translating into MRVRPMAPIVPPVNVSGNALMLVIAIMSFLACLTLGAVSMVRSTAESWQSEISREVTIQIRPEEGLDMEKALRDARDIALTFDGTVNGSIVDRTATARLLEPWLGEGLDIDELPVPRLVIITIDERNPPDFAGMRTRLTGEIPQATLDDHRTWVDRLVAMAHTTALIGTGVLTLVFSAMVLTVIFATRGTLSGNRHIVEVLHFVGAEAGFVASEFQKHFLKISFKGAGAGGLLAALSFAVAGWWQSRSLATPQSDQATALFGTFTIGYTGYLGIAAIMLVIALLTTLTARFTVMRTIYEIDRIRSDPARADLIPNS; encoded by the coding sequence ATGCGCGTTCGCCCGATGGCGCCCATCGTTCCCCCGGTCAACGTCTCGGGCAATGCGCTGATGCTGGTCATCGCCATCATGTCCTTCCTCGCCTGCCTCACGCTCGGCGCGGTCTCCATGGTGCGGTCGACGGCGGAGAGCTGGCAGAGCGAGATCTCCCGTGAGGTGACGATCCAGATCCGGCCCGAGGAAGGGCTCGACATGGAAAAGGCGCTGCGTGATGCCCGCGACATCGCGCTGACCTTCGACGGCACCGTCAACGGCAGTATCGTCGATCGCACCGCGACCGCTCGCCTGCTGGAACCCTGGCTCGGCGAAGGCCTCGATATCGACGAACTGCCCGTGCCCCGCCTCGTCATCATCACCATAGACGAGCGCAACCCGCCCGACTTCGCTGGAATGCGCACGCGCCTGACGGGGGAAATCCCGCAGGCGACGCTCGATGATCACCGCACATGGGTGGACCGGCTTGTGGCGATGGCGCACACGACGGCGCTCATCGGCACCGGCGTGCTGACCCTCGTCTTCTCCGCCATGGTCCTCACCGTCATCTTCGCCACGCGCGGCACGCTCTCGGGCAACCGCCATATCGTCGAGGTGCTGCACTTCGTGGGCGCGGAGGCAGGCTTCGTCGCCTCCGAATTCCAGAAGCATTTCCTGAAGATCAGCTTCAAGGGCGCGGGCGCGGGCGGTCTGCTGGCGGCCTTGTCGTTTGCTGTGGCCGGCTGGTGGCAGTCCCGCTCGCTCGCCACGCCCCAGAGCGATCAGGCGACGGCGCTGTTCGGCACCTTTACCATTGGATATACGGGCTATCTCGGCATCGCCGCCATCATGCTCGTCATCGCGCTCCTCACCACGCTGACGGCGCGCTTCACAGTCATGCGCACCATCTACGAAATCGACCGCATCCGCTCCGACCCCGCACGGGCCGATCTCATCCCGAATTCGTGA